The sequence below is a genomic window from Ipomoea triloba cultivar NCNSP0323 chromosome 2, ASM357664v1.
CCTCTTTTGCAAGATGTTGATGTTACAATTAATCCCTCAAGTGTTACTGCACTGTTGATGAGACCATCTGATGGAAATGCTGGAGTAAAAAAGCTTTTAAATCTTCCAAATTTAGATTCTTTAGATGTGCATGGCCTAGGTCCTTCCAAAGAGACATTTGAGAAAAGCAACACTGCAGCTAGCCAAAGATTACTACATGAGCATAAGGGCACATTCGTGCATGGTGATTGCAGTGATGCAAAGTCAGGAGAAGAGGAAGTCGTGAATCATAATGATGGTGATAGAGGCCAAGTGCTACAAGCTGCACAGGTGGTTATGAACATGCTTGATGTGACTATGCCTGACACACTTAAAGAAGAACAAAAGAAGAAGGTAAAGCCTATCCATCAATTCTAACCTCATGGTAATTTGTATTGTTCGCTTCCCCCTAAATTGAGCTTCATTATGTCACTGAAAATGTCTTCAACATTAGTCATATTACAATTGTATGATTGTATTGAACAGTCCTTTGATTTTTTGCATTCATGCGCAGGTCCTGACTGCTGTTGGTCAAGGAGAGACATTGATAAATGCTTTGCAAGGTGCTGTACCTGAAGATGTTCGTGGGAAGCTTACCACAGCAGTTTCTGAAATTGTTCATAATCAAGGTTCTAACTTGAAACTAGATGGACTCCTGGCTCTTGGATCCATTCCTTATGTAACATCAAGGTCAAAATCAGCTGTCCAAGAAAAGGTTAGAGGAGGTTCTAGTGCAGAAGTTGAAAATGAATCTTTACATTCTTCAGATGGGGTGAAGGCTGGCAATTTGCAAAATAGTTCAAACAAGGGTGTATCTAGTGCAGACAATCGCCTTGAGGAACTAGAATCAGAATGGCAGGCTTCAGAGAATTTGCAAAAATCAGATGATACTGGTCAGTCTCAACCAATGAACAGCTCTTCTTCTATGGAAAAGGAGGAAATGACTGATTTGGTAGACAATAATGAAAATGCAGATCATTCTGGGGGTAAAACTGTTCTGGATTCTGGTACCAAGGAAAATGAATCAAAAGCAGGAGCAGAACCAGAGAGTTCAAACTTTTCTGAAGGGGCGAGTGCCATTGAGAATATGGACTCTGAGAAATACAAAATGCAGCTAGATGGTGGAAAGAATCAGATGGACTTGAAAGAAGAGAGTTATAATCattcaaaagaagaaaatgttgcTGATTCTTCTGGTGATAAAAATAAGACAATGTCAAACACACAGGCAGAGGACAAATCAACATCTCCTGCATCTCCCTCAGAGACCCAAGTGATGGAAAAAGAGGGCAGTGATAACataaagagagaagaaaaaagcatgcaaacaaattcaaaccaaaGTATAACAAATACACCAGGCTTTAGTGTTTCTCAAGCATTAGATGCCTTTACTTCGATAGATGATTCGACCCAGGTGGCAGTTAATAGTGTATTTCATGTTCTGGAGGATATGATTACTCAGCTAGAGGAgggaaaaaatgatgaaaataaaattaatgacaAATACAACCGTGAGTTGGAAGATCCTGAGGAGAAAAATGAGTATGCTGAGACACCACCTTCAGATGCTATTCCTTTAAATAACCAATCACACACGGAGGAGAAATCTAAAGAGGTGCATGTGAGTTTTGGTGATAGTAGTGCAGATACAAAGCACTCTGCAGAAAGGAATGAAGGAAATAAGCAAAACTTTGTCAATGGAAAACTTTCTGCCGAGGATTCTGCTCAGTACTTAAATACTGTTTCTCATAATGTTCCAATGTATGTTATAAAAGATTTACATGGAGACCCACTTCACAAAGTAAATTACCTAGTTTCTAAAGCCAGAAGGACCAATTCACTAGATTTAGATACCACAACGGCTTTGTTTCTTGACTACTTCCCAGAGGATGGTCAATGGAAGCTATTAGAGCAGACAGAAAATGATGTTGATTCTGATGAAGTGGTTGCATCTCACGAAGGTGGGCATTCACAACCAAAATCAAAGGATATAGATATTGAACCATATTATGTAATTTTAGATTCTGAGAAGCAGCGGGAGATGATAGAAAAATCTAATGGAAATGTTGAAATTGGTAATGAAAAATTAGAAGAGCCTTCTCACATTATCCGAAGTATTATATTGGACACTTTGAAAGTTGAAGTTGGTCGAAGGCTAAGTTCAGCTGACATGGAGGAAATGGAGCCTGAACTTGCCAGAGATCTAGAACACATTGCAAATGCTGTTTCTCGAGGTGTAGGGTTAGATGACAGGCTGACATCAGTTACAAAACTTGAGGACACGGATTCAGAGAAAGTTGGCAACCTTCATGGGGAGCATGTAGTAAAAGCTATATCCTCTGCAGTTCAGAATACCAGTTATTTGAGGAGAGTATTGCCTGTTGGGGTTATTGTTGGCTCTAGCTTGGCTGCACTAAGAAAATCCTTTGATGTATCTGCAGTTGAAAACAATGGCAAAAGCAATGAAATGATCCTTGATCAaataactaaaagtgaaaaGGGATCTGATGACGTACTTTCTCagaatactaatcagaaatatgAGCTGGAGAGTTCTGATCTCAAGACTGAGAGAAGAGTAGAATCCAGAAATTTGAACAAATCCAACACTGAGAGTAGAGATGATTCAGGAGATTCAAGCAAATCCATTATGGTTGGAGCTGTTACTGCAGCCTTAGGAGCATCTGCATTTCTTCTCCATCATCaggtaaaatttaattttaagggCACTAATCTCTATCATATTACTCTAGAATGACCTTAGAAGCATCTTGCCTGTTATTCACATCTATGGGGCTGTCACCTGCTTCAGAGTATCTGCAGCAATTGGTGCATACTTGCAATTCTTTGCAGACTATACTCTTGCAAAGCAATGGCATATTACCCATAAATTTTGCTTTGTATATCtgttgaaatattaaatatatctgccTTGGGCAGTCTGCCTTGGGCAGTCCACATCTTTGACTTCTTGGGCAGACTTCTTGAGCAGTGCAGTGTAGTGTCTACCTAGAGCAGTGTAGTTTTATTATGTctcttgtgtgtatatatattagtgtgtaTATCTGAAATAATAGAGTGTAGAGAGTAGAAACATCTTGTAATCTTTGTATAGATCAGAAATATAAATCAGAAACTTTTCTTTCAGTTCTGAACATCAGTTTTCTGCATTTTTTCTGGTCTGAAACATCAGTTTTCTACAATATCCAATTAGGAACACCCATTCAGCTACTGATGTTGTAGTACTAAGGAAAAACAATATCCTGGTCAAAGCCATGGTCTTTGAATTTCTAGAAGAGGAAAGGTTGCTAAGTTGTTTGGAGGATCGGGGATTGTTTTAAATATTCTCTCTTTTTCCCCCCAATAGCCGACCTAAAGGCATATTGTTTATGGACTGAATAAGTAATAGGTTATAGACTTCTAGTTAGTTAattaggcaataaaagactctTGCTCTGATTATTTTCCTAGTATGTATTTATTGTCCCTTCTCTATAAATGCTTAATATATAGTACCTATGTGCTTAAAGGAAAATGGGACTGGAAATTTGTCCAATCCCCACAATGGAAAAGAAGATGCAAGCACGGAGACTCACAAGCTTGAGGATGTGGATAAAACACAGGATAACATAGTTACAAGTCTTGCTGAGAAAGCAATGTCTATTGCTAGTCCTGTGGTACCCACAAAAGATGGTCATGTGGATCAAGAAAGGTTTTATATTCTCTAATAATTTGCTCTATACTTATCTTCTTTCACCCTAATCCTTTTTCTTAAGGagcattttattaattttgtttaatgcATAGGTTGGTGGCAATGCTGGCAGAGTTAGGACAAAGAGGTGGAATTTTAAGGTTTGTTGGAAAATTTGCATTGCTTTGGGGTGGATTGCGTGGTGCTATGAGTTTAACCGATAAGCTCATTTCATTTCTGCGCATTGCTGAACGCCCTTTGTTCCAGAGGTAAACTCCTTTCCTAACTGTTAAGTTTAGGTCTCATGTATCCCTGAAATTGGCAAGAATGTAGTCCCAATTTCACTGAAAGTTCTTTCTTTGACCTGGCTACAGGATTCTTGCATTTATCTGTATGGTGCTGGTTTTATGGTCACCTGTTGCTGTACCTTTGCTGCCAACACTTGTGCAGAGTTGGACCACACATCAACCATCCAAAGTTGCTGAGCTGGTTTGCATTGTTGGCCTCTATATCTCCGTTTTGCTACTAGTTACTTTATGGGGAAAAAGAATTCGTGGGTATGAAAATCCACTTGAACAATATGGGCTGGATTTGACTTCACTATCAAAGGTGCGGAATCTTGCTATTAAGCATTTCATATATTTCAGACTTTGTCAATGTGAATGAGTCTTACTAAGGAAACACTTATTTCAGTGGATCTCTAATTAGTCCTGGCAGGTTCAAGAAATTGGCACACAGGACTCTAGGAAACAATTTGACTTACCTTGCTTAGATGTCAACTGCCTTGCTTGCAGGTTCAGGATTTTATAAAGGGTTTGATTGGAGGAATCATTCTTGTTTTACTGATTTATTCAGTAAACTCCCTACTTGGCTGTGTCCATCTCCACTTTCCTATCACTTTCACTTCATCATCTTCAGCTGCTCTAGCATGGTTGAAACTGTTTAGTCAGATGGTTGTACTAGCTGTTCAAGGACTAGCAACCGCAACAGGGATTGCAATTGTTGAGGAATTGCTTTTCAGATCATGGTTGCCTGATGAAATTGCTCCTGACCTTGGATACAATCGAGGAATAATCATTTCAGGACTTGCGTTTTCTTTATTGCAAAGGTATATTTCTCTAATCATCTGACATAACTTCTCACGTGATGATCATCCTAGCACCTTATGTGTTGCATATATAAACATCTAGATGGATTTAACGTGCTGTTTTTTCAGTTCACATTCCAATCCTATTCTAAAGAAAATGTGAGTCTTAAAACAGAAAATTTTTGTTGGGTGTTTACCAAATTTGACTCCTCTGCTTATATAAATCTGTATTTGCTTCATTAAGAAAAtttattcaagaaaaatatattattaatttagcaGAGTAGAATTATAACATAGCATAAAAAAGCTCAACCTAAATGGATTATTTCAGGAACAGAATTTGACTGAAAGATTTTGTTAAGTCAATCATGACCTTGACCTTCCTCTTAATGATATTCCAGGTCACTATGGGCAGTGCCTGGCCTATGGATACTATCACTAGCTCTTTCTGGTGTTCGGAAAAGAAACCGGGGTAGCCTCTCCCTTCCTATCGGGCTACGTGCAGGGATATTGGCTTCTAGTTTTTTCTTGAAGACGGGAGGCTTTTTGAGGTTTGAGTCTAAGTTTCCACCATGGTTTACTGGACCATACTCTTCTCATCCTTTTAGTGGCGCAATTGGTCTTGCCTTTGCATTGTTGTTGGCAGCAGTTGTCTATCCAATCCAACTTCATAAGAAAAATTTGTGTAGGACCATCAGGGAATAAACATACCGATACTAATTCGCACCAAAGCATGTGTGCAAAGATGCAATGCACATTTGGATAGCGCCTCCCCTTTGTGCCAAATATGTCCTGCACAATAACTGCAGGATTCCAGCTCTTTTTTTCAGGAAGACTCAACCAACTCGATCTGTTGTTCGATCTCCTGCCACGAGTGCTGTTTCTTTGACCTCTGCTTCCTACGCCTTCGCCTTCAGTTTAGACAGAAGCAACATGCAAAGGAAAACAGGCAATTCAGTTATGTGAGGTTAGTGATTCCTGTAAACTGCCTCTGGAAATTCACTTCACCTTGATGTGGCCAAATTTTGTAGTTTCAAAGTGTATATAGATGGGGAAATTCTTTCCCGTTGATATAACTGTGCATATGAGCACTGATACGACCACGacagaaatataattaaattataatttattgacTAATTATAGATATAATTTGAACTAAACACTTTCTTGATATTAAGAGATTGAAAAGTATcagaattatttatatatgcacATATTATTGGACCTTACTTcagattatgtatatataattaatatattatgtacataatCTGAAAATTGAATGTATCTAATTTGTTAACTGAAAACCCATGTTAATTGTATGGATATAATTTCTAGTATAAAATGTGCATGGTggttcacgatataatttgtgtGCACATTATAACCCAAGTAAAAGGCACATTGTATAAGACTaataattttcaagaaaaaaaatatataatttgtgtgcACGTTATAACCCAAGTAAAAGGCACATTGTATAAGACTgataattttcaagaaaaaaaaaaagtaaactaaataataaaaatttcaattattataaataaaagtttgtttaaaaaataaataaaagttaataataattttatttttactacttatatagttttataattcatagtaattaacatttttactacttaaaatgatttttaaaaaaaatcacattttctTACTCATCGTGGATAATAATCGAAAATGGAAGATTGGATTTCCAGACTAGGAGCACAGGAAGAAAATATTTGGATTACATTAGAaggttgaaaatttttattacaaaattccGCAGAATTTCCAAATCCTCTCCCCTCTGAACTGTGATGCAGAATGTAAAGGCAACTAAAAAGCAAACAACAATCACTCGCTGCTATTGCTACTCAACAAATATGACAACTAGAGGGTGACCAACAAAAGACCAAAACAGAATCCTCTTCCAATTGTCACAATCTATGAAGGTTTTTATTCCGGCCAAACAGCCGCCGGGATTGTCATATAACTCGGTCACCCCAACGCCACGCCGCCTTCGTTTACTCGACGGCCAAAGGAACGGCTTCCGCCTGGAGAACAATGCAGGTTAGCTATTTGTGTATAGTACCAAAGAGCTAAAGGATGCGagaatgaagaagaactcaCCAACTTGCGGTACTTGAGTGCATAAAACATTTCAAGATAGCGACGGATCTCAAGGCGGTCTAGCTTGGAGACGTATTTCCAGAAGCCATAAACACCCGCCAGAGTCAACAACCTGTCCGAGTAGATTTGCCATGTGTACCTACACGAGGGCGATTATCAGTTTAGACTTCTAGTTAAAACAGAGTACATCTCTCATCGTCTATGTTGGTGTCGTGATATAGGTTCTTACTTCTCCTGGATACGTTTCAGGCCGCCTGCTGAGATGGTTTCCCAGTGAGAGGGATCCTTCTTGCACTTCTCGAAGAAGTCGACGAGGAGCTCAGCTGCCTGCTCGCCATGGTATGGATCAATGTGGAAGCCAGACTTTCCGTGAACGATGATCTCAGCTGGACCGCCATGGTTAGTGGCAAAAGTGGGCAGACCACAGGTCATGGCCTCGACCACAGTCAAGCCGAAGGCCTCATAGAAAGCGGGTTGCACGAATGCTCCCTTGGTGTCACAGATGTACCTGTAGAGCTCACCATTCCTCACACGGTTCATCTGGGACGAGATCCACCTGAACTGCCCATTCAAATTGTACGTCTTTATGAGTTCGTACATCTTCTTCATCTCAGCTTGCTCTTCAATATCCTTGGATTCCTTCCTCCTGTCACCCCCGACCACGACAAGATTCACCAGCTCCCTAAGCTTCGGGCTCTTGGCGTAGAATTCAACAAGTCCCGTTAAGTTCTTCACACGGTCCAACCTCGCCATGGTGAATAAGATGGGCTTGCTCCTATCTTTTAACACACATCTGTGAATGTTACAGTGCACCAATCAGTCCAAGCTTAGTTAAAACCGCAATGAAATTTCCTATTCCTAGTGGCCGTAAACGAATATGAACTTACAGATGCTCCTCATTCTCAACATCACTGTATAGCAAGTCCTCGATTTCGGGGTGAAGTGATGTTAGTCTCTTTTCTTTCTCCGAGTACGGGAAGTATAGGTTCATATCGGCCCCTGGTGACACGATGTTGAATTTGGGGTCGAACACATCAATGCCATGAACAACTCTGTACAGCCCGGGCATTGTGAAGGCCATATGGCTCTCATACTGTCCAACAGTGTCCTTGCTGAAAGTACGAAAGCAACAAGCATTAATCATATTGGAAGCATGAAAATAAGTGTTACGGGTTCAGCTATAGCTAACTAAGGAAGGCGGGAATACCTTCCAGCTATTTCTTGGAAGGTGCTGGTGATGATGAAATCGGTATGGTTCATAGCAATAAGATCAGCTGTGAACTGGGACGAGAAGTGATATTTCTCGTCAAACTTCTTCCAGTAAATGTCTGAATCCGGATACTTTGTCTTCTCCAACGCATGAGCAATGGTGCACTGTAACAGATAGAAACCACGACATAAACTTTAATCATTCCCGAGTATTAAACCCGACGAGAGAAGTTCAAAAGGAATAGCATACAGACCTGTGTTACGCCCAACTTGTGAGCCAGTAACGAGGCAGCAAGGTTACCCTCGCTGTAGTTTCCAATTATCAGATCTGGCTTGGCCTGCAGCTCAGCAGTAATTTCTGTCGCAACATCCTCGATGAAAGTCTCCATGTACGGCCAGACTTCAAAACGGGAGATCCATTTCCGGACCATGCCCTTATCAGTCCTGAAGGGAACACGCAAAATGTGCGAGTGCTCTGCTCCATAGACCTTCTCAAGCCGCTGACCACAAGTGGTTCCAACCGCATCTGGCAGCAGCCTGGTTATCTGAAAATAAAGCCGAGATAGAGTGTGAGATTGAGAAATGAAGACAGATTTCAGAAACCGTCAATTAGATCAGTATAGTACTAACAATTAGGATTCGTGGCTTGACATCAAGTCCTTGTTCTTTGATACGCTTAAGCATCTCACGCTCCAAGGCGGGGACTTGATCCAAAATATAAACCACCTGACAATTGTAGGAAAGCGAAAAGTGAGTAATTGTGGATTTGTGGCATTAACCTTGAACTAGATAAGGTCGAGAGTCGAAGAACAAATAACACACCTGACCACCAGTGTCGGGATAACCCAAAACATTTTCCTGGGCAAAGTAACCATGGGGAGAAAGAATAACAACATTGAAAACCATAGGAATTCTCCCGAGGAATTTCTCGAGAGTACACGAATCAGGAGCCTCAAGGAGGTCAAGCATCATGCAGATCATTTCCAGCACATGCTCAGCGGTGTCACCCCAACCCCGCTCTAATCCGATCTCTTGGAACTTGTGTTCGAAATCAGCATACGGGGTTTCGGGAAGGAGGGTCGTTAGATACTCCTCCGCCTTCCTCAGGACACTTTGGAGAGTGTTCAAGTTCTGAATTCTATCATTAAGCATCATCGTCTACAAAAGAAAACCATACACCAGATCAAGCTTCTCAATCACCTAAATATTACCAGGCAATTAAAGAAATCCGAGAGAAACAAAGAACTGAAAGATGTGTTCCATCTCATATAAAAATCTAATCTGATAATCTAAGATGATAGTGAGACTACACACTTgtattacatatatacacatattgtATATATTATGCTCAATACAAAGCACACGGATCATGGAAAATGAAGCTTTACCTTGCCCTTGTATTGGTGAACTCGTAGAAAATCAAGGAGCGGGGTTAAGCTCTCTTTGTCATGGAACATCTTAGCGGATAGGTGCCTGTTGAGGAACTCCACTCCATTTCCAATGGACTTGGTAAGGGTTGGCTTGGGAAAGGATGCAGTAAACGGCTCAAAATCCAATTCAAGAACGAAGTTACCGTTGGCACTGGATCAAAGACACGACACTACTCAGTACAAATAACAACGTATAAATCAAAGGAAGATGCAATTAACAGCTCTAGAACCAGAACTTACGGTCCATCGACCAGCTCTTCTTTGAACTGCAGATACTCGGGGACAGTGAGCTCCTCGACAGCTAAAGCATGGACATTCACTCTCACGTATTCCCAGACACCGGGCCTCAGACGGATAGCAAGCGCAACCCATGGTGGCAGAACTATTGCTTCCTAGTGATTGCAAATCAAAAATTAACACTTATAACACTTATACCCAAACGCAAATTGAAGTTGAAGCACGTGCTTCGTTTCAATTAAACTAAAAGCTAAAAGCTGATAAACGGATACTGATAGTGAGACTACACATTTAGATTCTATATACTATACGGTCAAACAGAGAACTATACATAGATTCTATCGAGAATTCTAGGAAGAACAGTAACTGCAAAGTTACCTGTGTGGATTTCAAGACTTGCTGAAAGGCGTGATCGTTGAGCTTCTCTTGGTCCTCTTTGCAGATTGCTTCAAACTCTGCGAGGAGCTGGTGTGGCTTGAGGATTCCTTTCCCATGGCTTTCGATTCTGAAATATCGAAAACAAGTGCAAACAAAGCATTAAGCCACCACTCACAACCTGATCCATACATTCCACTACTCCTTAAACACCTATACATCATTAACAGCTTATTCAAGACAACAGAATCTTACTTCGACATAAACAGCAGAATCTCATTGCGGTGGGCAGTCAGCGTGGCATCCAGGCGCTCCCGGAGGCTGTGAACACGAGTCAGAACACGTTCAGCCATGGCAGTCAATGATCAAACGCAGAGCCTCAGCTGCAAGACAAACAACAGTGTAATAAGTAAGAGGAATACATGCTTGGTTTATCCAAAAAAGACAACCTAAACAAGAGACTGAACTAGACAGATACCAACCAACCCCCTGAGCAATCTAGAATACTAGGATCACCAAAATTTCAAATCTAGCAACCTAATATAACACAGTGCTACATCTCTAACACAACTACCAAACATGATCACATTTATTAGATCTTATCACTCAACCTATAACTACAGGCTAAAAGAAAAACCATGCGTGACAACCAAGAATCCTCACATCATAAAATAGTAACAACTGCCCCTGCCTAAACCACAAATTTAAAGTCTAAAAGCAACTAACTATGATTAGCCCTCTCTTTTAAACTTcttagcattttttttagtacactcTGCTCATAGCTAtgttctcaacctattgaagcacaaagaatcagtATCGCCTCCAccaaggctcgaacccacaacctctcatattagcataattactaataatgatCATTATCTTTTGAGTGACGAAATGAACATGCAGTCACTGCTCAAAGGTGTGCACGGAGTAAAACCATCCCTACCCTACCCTAGCGGACAAAGGACCACCAGGAGGGAAACCAATCTATAGGTAAGTGTGACCCGCTCAAACCAAGAGGCCAATAGGCCTCTTTTACTAAAGTCGTGTAATTACCAAGTCTAACAGCCTAAGGATCAAAATTATTGCAAAGTACTATTCTAATACACAGTTCATAAGAATCCAAGAACAGTTAGCTATGAACAAAAAAGAACCCCACCGCAAAATCAGGGCTTAGCGTGAAGAACGTGAATTAGTCCACATCAATTCCTCACAAAAGACAAGAGCTTTACGAGGTGTTTGGTTTAAAAGGAAAAGCATTTCAACGGATGACAGACAACGTTAGTGCAcaggaaaattaaaaataaataaataaataaacagagCACCAATATCTCTATCCAGAAAAAGAACAAGACTTTATGTAGCTCACTGGACAACGGAAGAGCAACTAAGAGAGGCTACAAAAAGGTCAAAACAAAAGcgtgagaatatatatatatataaagatccATGTCGAATAACCCAGATTTCCCACTAGAAATTGCGTAAACCTTAAAAATGGAATTTGAAACGTGTAGTATTTTACATGGCACACACATGCAAGCAAGCAAGCTAGCAATCATATGTAAGAATTTCACTATGGATTCCCCGTCAAATCTAGCCGACAGTCACCAAAACGTTAATCAAAATCCGATTTTGAGTAGCTTAGAGGGTGATCATAGCCATATTACAGATAATTTCTAGCAGCAAAATTTTAACAGCAGTAAAATTAAAAGATGCAAGTTTCAGGAGATGGACAAGAGAAGTCAAAATCTCCATGATCACAGACACAACGAGCAGCAGAGCTGCTAAAAGAGTGAAGAAATCAGGCAATGGGTTGTGTAATTTCTTTACCTCAGAGTGAGAGGAAGAAAGGAGCAATGGcggaacaaaaaggaagaaagagGCAATGCAAAGAAAAgggagaaagaaaagaagaaacgGAAATAACGGAGGGGGGAGATATGAGAAAATGAAAGAGTTTTGCTTCTTTGATGGTAGAACTAAGAGGCCGGAGAGGCCTTTTTATACAAACAAAACCAGTATTAATGTAATCAATTTTTGGATTCCTCTTTATCTTTTCACAAAGTTCAGACAAGTCGGGAAAAAACAAAGTTGTGCCTTCCGTTCCGTTACGTTTAACTCTGTTAATCACTATTTCGGTATATTACCATTTTCTCCTCCCACTTATCCCTTAGGTGCAAAAGACGAAATTTCTCACTCCCAAGACATCACATTCTGGTCCAACTGAAATTATGGAAGCGTTAAACCGCAGTGATTGACCAGTGTCTGATGTCAAAAAAGAACCACTCCCACAATAAGATAAAACTTCTACACCACAGTTGTTAGGACTCGATTGTCGTTATATGCAATCTCTCACTAATACTTATATAGGGGGAAAAATGACACATTTAATCTCTTAATTATAGTTAATGACCGTATGGTTTAGTGGTACGAAATGACTCTCCAATATAGAGAGTCGTTGCTTCAAGCATCGGAGAAAAtagtattaactctttgtgtttcagtatgTTGGATAATTCTTAATTAAGTGAGTCAAATTATAATGTTATAGGTTTtacaaaatggtaaatgataCCCATGAACATAAT
It includes:
- the LOC116009826 gene encoding sucrose synthase-like, giving the protein MAERVLTRVHSLRERLDATLTAHRNEILLFMSKIESHGKGILKPHQLLAEFEAICKEDQEKLNDHAFQQVLKSTQEAIVLPPWVALAIRLRPGVWEYVRVNVHALAVEELTVPEYLQFKEELVDGPANGNFVLELDFEPFTASFPKPTLTKSIGNGVEFLNRHLSAKMFHDKESLTPLLDFLRVHQYKGKTMMLNDRIQNLNTLQSVLRKAEEYLTTLLPETPYADFEHKFQEIGLERGWGDTAEHVLEMICMMLDLLEAPDSCTLEKFLGRIPMVFNVVILSPHGYFAQENVLGYPDTGGQVVYILDQVPALEREMLKRIKEQGLDVKPRILIITRLLPDAVGTTCGQRLEKVYGAEHSHILRVPFRTDKGMVRKWISRFEVWPYMETFIEDVATEITAELQAKPDLIIGNYSEGNLAASLLAHKLGVTQCTIAHALEKTKYPDSDIYWKKFDEKYHFSSQFTADLIAMNHTDFIITSTFQEIAGSKDTVGQYESHMAFTMPGLYRVVHGIDVFDPKFNIVSPGADMNLYFPYSEKEKRLTSLHPEIEDLLYSDVENEEHLCVLKDRSKPILFTMARLDRVKNLTGLVEFYAKSPKLRELVNLVVVGGDRRKESKDIEEQAEMKKMYELIKTYNLNGQFRWISSQMNRVRNGELYRYICDTKGAFVQPAFYEAFGLTVVEAMTCGLPTFATNHGGPAEIIVHGKSGFHIDPYHGEQAAELLVDFFEKCKKDPSHWETISAGGLKRIQEKYTWQIYSDRLLTLAGVYGFWKYVSKLDRLEIRRYLEMFYALKYRKLAEAVPLAVE